The genomic stretch GCAACCTCGACATACCTGAATGTTGACCAGTCTACTGTTAGACTCACAGGCAAGTGCCTTAGGTTTGTGTTTTCAGCTTGGAATTTGTTCCTCACACTTTGCTGTTCTTAATGTAATGAATTTCACCTTAGTATGCAAATATGGGCtattcttgttttccttttttaccttCTCAAAATCGTCTGTTAGGCTGACAGCCTGGGAAGTTGAAAGACGGAGCATGGAAAGAACTAAAACATATTGGTACTGATTTGTGAGTGTGAGCTCTTCTCTGTGCATCATAGGCTTTCCCTGTGTGACCTAGTTGTGTTGAATGAGATAGTCCCCCTCAATTCAACAAAAAAGGCCCAACTTTGTGACCATGGGTTCACAAACTGCTTTAAGACACACAGTAAATTGAACAAGAACACCAGGCACTGAAATGCAGAGTCCTCAAGCTATTAAAAAATGGAAGGCTGAGGTGGTTCCCTTCTTTACCCTCTGCCATTTCCTTTGATTATTTGACAGATTGCTGTAGCAAGTGTCCATATCAAGATGCTGAGGATCCCTGGGCAGTAATCCTCTTCCATGAATCTGTCATGGATTGCCATCAGACTCTGACAGAGGGGTTTTTGTAGGAAAGAAATTAGAAATGTTGCAGTTTACCTTCAGTCAATCCCAGCACTGAGGATTTGTGAAGACACTTTTGACCACCTCACCATACTAAACCTGAACAAAGGCCTGTAGGCATTTGCTGGTGGCTGTGAACGTTGTACATGTAGATGTAACTTGGACTCACTTGCAGTCATCTGCTGCTTTTGTTAGCGCTAAGGCAAGAAAGGTGCATCCTGTGGCCTTACTTTCAGTGAGGAACCAAACTTCTCCAACAGAGCAAATTACTTCTTGTAATGTCACTCCAGACAGCAATGCAAGCCAtttaatttgtgttttcctGGGTATAGGGCAAGAGTCTGGGCTAGATCATGGAGTGTATGAGATATACTTACTGTGgtctttgcttttcatttcagaGTTGAACAAGGAAAAGGGAGACAACCTTTTAAACAACTGTAAGTACAAATGCTTTACTATAAATGTCCAGAGACATGGTGCTAGGGGTTCTATGGTTACAAAATCCTTATACTTTTGTGATACAAGTtggaaatagaattttttttttgtagatacTAGAGCAGTAGACAGTGCATGAGCCAGGGAAGACTTCAGCTCATTTCCTTGCAGTCTTACTGGCTCTATACATTTGTAGAATCAAGCTTGGTGTCAGAATTCTGGCTTGGTGGTGGGAAGCACTTGCTTTAATGTTGGTTGTTCGAAATAGGGACATGTAGTGAGCTGTTGTTAGCAAATTTGCAGAAGGACTGTGGTTTTGCTGTGGGCCATGATTCTTGCTGGAATCCTTCAAAaaactttccttccttccccctcctccctgaATAAAGATTTGGCAATAGATGTCTGTTAGATTTGAGCTAAACTTTAAGGAAAGGCCagagggtgggagagggagaagagctGTCCACACTGAGAGTAAGGcagtggcacagccctggagagtGGCAGATTCTCATTCCTTCTCCTGTTGTGCTCCCCCTTGATGTCTTAAAGCTCCTCTAGCAACCGGGAGACAGTATAAGTACCCTCACAGGGCACTCCATCAGTCCCCTGCACAGTCTTGAAGACTTTGCATGTTAGCTTTCCATCTTCAAATGGCCTCTGAGAATTAACTGGTTTGAATCTAACTTTTTTCAGCTGGGTAATACCTGATTGTTGGCACAGTGGCTATAAGTAAATTGTTGGGAAGAGGATACTATATTTTTGTTGCTGCTTCCAAGACTAATCTGGAGGCGACCTGATgaaatccctttttttcagTGTCTCAGATACACAGCCTTCAGGTCCCATGGGAGTTCATATGGGCTTGTGTGTCTAAAAGctggcttaatgaaaaagtaCTGAGTCTTCAACCAAACTTCTTTGTTTACCCTGCATCTATCCTGAGACACTTATGACCATGGCACTTGGTTTCCTTGCTTTAGGTGAGGGCTGTCTCTTGGCAGAGACTCCTGCCCTGTTACGCCTCTGCCTGAAGCCATGAAGGCCTTCAATCAGCTAAAGCCGAGCTGTCTTCTCTTTGACAGGCTGTGGAATACGAAGACAGGCATTCTCCTTCACAGGAGTGGAGAGAATAACTGGTGGGCAGAGTGCACGGGAGGGAGAATGGCCATGGCAGGCGAGTATTCAGCTCGATGGGAGCCACCGCTGTGGTGCATCAATCATCAGTAACACCTGGCTGGTGACTGCAGCCCACTGCTTTAGAGGGTAAGTCATCAGCACCTCTCTGATCCTACAGGCCTTAGGACTCTTGGGTGCTCTGACCTTTTGTGACCCTCTAATATCTGTATCTGCTGAAAGATAATCAAGTTTGACTCTTTCCCTTTGGCAAACCTGGTCACATTGCTTTTTGATGCTTAAAGAGAGAGCTAAGCTCCCTTAAGGATCTTGTTTTGTGTGGCTCTGGCATAACCTCAAGTACCTTACAGAGTAAGAGATCCTCGGAGGTGGACTGCCAGCTTTGGAATTCTGCTGAGAcctccaaaacagaaaaaatttgTCCGGAGAATTATTGTTCATGAAGGATACAGTGACTTCCTCCTTGATCATGAACATGATGTGGCTGTTGTGGAACTTGCCTCTGCTATTGAGTTCACAAGTGACGTGCACAGTGTCTGCCTTCCTGAAGCATCTCACATTTTCCCAGACAACACTTCCTGTTTTGTCACTGGCTGGGGAGCTTTGGAGAATGATGGTGGGTGTCTCTTGCCTCCATGTGCCCTGTCACACATGTTCCTGGGATGACTGATGTtagttttatgtttttttttattttattttaaattccttACACTTGGTGTTTAATAGGTGCGTGTTCTAATGAGATACCTTTAGACTtagtttgctggttttttttctggctcgGCCAGTGGATTGGAAATGGGGGGAAGGTTAGTCTTACAGAATTTTTAAGAGCAGCTTTTCTTAGTTGCTGCACACACAGTGCTAGTTGAATACATTCTGTTCTCCAGTCCCTCTGGGTTTAGCTCTGACATGAGTTCTTTTGCTATTCAGATTTTTCATAGATGCACCATGACAATTTTCATCAGTTCTTCTCTCTTTGGTCATAAACCGGGCCTTGTCCAGTGATTTGAGTGAGCTTCTTTCAAATTAGTCCATGTCATTGAGGTTAGAGATGATGGGACTATAAATATGCTTGTAGATTTATCTGTTCAGAGAGCCACTGAACTGTATAGGTTATTTTCCATGGGAGACCCCTGGGATGTGTAGCGATTGTCCAGAGCTATGCTGCAGTTAACCAAATGGGTCTTTTCAATGATAGGAAGGACATACCATGTACCCTACAGTTGAATTCAACACTGAAATATGTACAAAAATCCATTTGTCCATTATGCCAAAGAGCATCTGGTGATGATGAAAGATAGATAGGAACTATATTTGGGAATAAGTGAAGGACTTTGGTGGTGGGGGAACTTTCTTATTCCTGAGATATTGTCTGGGTAGCTCCCTTAACTGCCTGTgatggcagaaaagcagcaggaaaatttTGCTACTCCTAATCTTTGAATTTTTTATGTAGCCTATGCTGTCTGCAAATTCTAATGCCACTTCTCTTTCTAGGCTATAGCGTTAATCAGCTTCGACAAGCAGAAGTGAGAATTATAAGTACTGAGGTTTGTAATTGGAGTCAAGTGTATGGTGGAGCAATAACACCTGGAATGTTGTGTGCTGGATACTTGGAGGGGCAGGTGGATGCTTGCCAGGTAAGTCTCTATATAGGCAGTAGTAAAAAGGAAAtaggtggtgggggggggaaggtgATGCTTTCTAGAAATAAAATGTACTTTGGGCAATCTTAAGTTTATGAGTTTCAGTATCTTGATAGATACAAATGAAGACCTTCATGGCTCATGGGCTGAAGTCTGCACTTCAGTTTGCATGAGGTTTATATACAATGCACAAGTGAGAGAATGCAGATGTGAGGGTGTGGACTGGCAGAGACTGAATTAGACATAGGCTGTGAGTTTCTGTCTTGTCAGTAAACTGTGTGAAACTTATTACATTATAATTATAGCCAAGTCTAGAGAATTATATGAATTATAGCTGATGTCTAGAGAAAAATACCTGCCAGTTGAACAGAAGAATTTGAGAATTTGAGTTCATTAGTGAGGCGAACACTGTTTACtttttttgtctgttgctaTTTTTCTCCTTAGGGTGACTCTGGTGGGCCACTGGTGCATGCGAATTCCAGAGGAATCTGGTATCTTGTGGGAATAGTGAGCTGGGGAGATGAATGTGGCAAGCAAAATAAACCAGGAGTGTACACACGAGTTACTTACTATCGAAACTGGATCCACTCCAAAACGGGCATCTGAAACCTGGAGCTGGTTAAGTTTTGTGGGCTGTGTACAGCTGTTCCTCTGACACATCCTGCTCTGTGGTCACCCTCTAAGCAGCTGCTGGCTTAGCTTGTGGTCATGTATAAAGTACCTGTAAGCTTGGAGCAGTCTAGGATTTGAAACTGCTTTGGCCTACAGCCAGACAGGAACGGACTTGATCCATGTGACAGTTGTTTGTTCAGGAAGTAGTCTGTGAGAGAGACAACTGCCTTTGTCTATATGCAATATATTGGCCCTTTTTTTCTCCGTGGCCACATGTCTTGGTCCCAGCTTTTATACCCAAACAAAGTGTTTGAGCCCAAACAATCATCTACCAGCATCCAAGACAAGCTATAACTGAAACCTGGCCCATCCATTTGCTGTGTGCTCACAAGGCCCTTTCTATTGACAAGCTACAATCCAGCAAGGCTGCTGTACTTCTGAATTCTTGAGCTTTCTCCTGCATCTTTCCAGGGGGTGTACTATAATGAAGAATGGAAGATGGCTTAGAGAAGTTCTGGTTCCTAATATCACATCAGACTGTTACTTAAGTGAATAAAGAATTTTTCCTTgcctggaaaagaaattaatggaaAACACCAGCTTGCATCC from Aphelocoma coerulescens isolate FSJ_1873_10779 chromosome 4, UR_Acoe_1.0, whole genome shotgun sequence encodes the following:
- the TMPRSS11E gene encoding transmembrane protease serine 11E isoform X1, encoding MDRAIRRMEPWKIAVIVVSVIVGLALIIGLITFLLCHDQDRYYNASFLITNVDYSPQYERQTTEEFRNLSEDIETMISEIFKGSFLSKRYIRSHVVNLSPDPGGVLASVVLVFKFPSADSEATTWGHVNRVLLRRLKATSTYLNVDQSTVRLTELNKEKGDNLLNNCCGIRRQAFSFTGVERITGGQSAREGEWPWQASIQLDGSHRCGASIISNTWLVTAAHCFRGVRDPRRWTASFGILLRPPKQKKFVRRIIVHEGYSDFLLDHEHDVAVVELASAIEFTSDVHSVCLPEASHIFPDNTSCFVTGWGALENDGYSVNQLRQAEVRIISTEVCNWSQVYGGAITPGMLCAGYLEGQVDACQGDSGGPLVHANSRGIWYLVGIVSWGDECGKQNKPGVYTRVTYYRNWIHSKTGI
- the TMPRSS11E gene encoding transmembrane protease serine 11E isoform X2; the encoded protein is MDRAIRRMEPWKIAVIVVSVIVGLALIIGLITFLLCHDQDRYYNASFLITNVDYSPQYERQTTEEFRNLSEDIETMISEIFKGSFLSKRYIRSHVVNLSEATTWGHVNRVLLRRLKATSTYLNVDQSTVRLTELNKEKGDNLLNNCCGIRRQAFSFTGVERITGGQSAREGEWPWQASIQLDGSHRCGASIISNTWLVTAAHCFRGVRDPRRWTASFGILLRPPKQKKFVRRIIVHEGYSDFLLDHEHDVAVVELASAIEFTSDVHSVCLPEASHIFPDNTSCFVTGWGALENDGYSVNQLRQAEVRIISTEVCNWSQVYGGAITPGMLCAGYLEGQVDACQGDSGGPLVHANSRGIWYLVGIVSWGDECGKQNKPGVYTRVTYYRNWIHSKTGI